GACCGCGTGGGCGAGTTTGCCATCGGCACCAACATCGGCGTCACCAAGGTGATCGGCAATATCCTGCAGGACGAAAAGTTCCCCGGTATCCATATCGCCTTCGGCGACCCGTACGGGGCGCACACCGGCGCGCCCTGGAGGTCATCGACACATATCGATGTCGTGGGCCTGCACTTCAATATCTGGCTGGGCGATGAACATGGGGAGACCCAGATCATGCAGAATGGCGAGTTTCTGATTAAGCCGTAAGTATCGGCAGAGTTCGATATTTCTTTTGGTTGTCATCTCGTAGAGATTTGCTTGTAACTCTGTTCCTGCTCGAAACGCAGCGGTAGAGAAGCAGATTTCTCCGCTACTCTTCACCCCAGCCAGCAAAGCTGGCCGGGGACCCCGATCGCTACGAAATGACAAAAAAGTGCCAAGGACGCTGCCTGAGCCGGTTTTTCCTCTTGTCGCGCGCATCTCATACAATCGCGAGATAGAGCATTTCACTGTTGCTGGGAATTCCGGAAGAGGAGTGCAGCGGCGTTTTCATTACGGAAAACGCTAATAGATGCGCAAGCCCCGCACTACACCTACAGTGAACATGCTCTATTGCCAAAGGAGCGATGCGTGAACTTCAACATTCTCGGCAACTCAGATATGCAGCTTTCCCCGATCGGATTCGGCGCCTGGGCTATCGGCGGCGGAGGATGGGCCTTCGGCTGGGGCGCGCAGGAAGATACAGACTCCATCACTGCCATCGAGCGCGCTCTGGATCTCGGCCTCAATTGGATTGACACCGCTGCCGTCTACGGCCTGGGACACTCTGAACAGGTCGTCGCCAAGGCGCTGCGCAAGTCTGCGCACAAGCCGTGGATCTTCACCAAGTCCAGTATGGTGTGGGATGACAAGGGCAACATCACCAACTCCATGAAGCAGATCAAGCGGGAGTGTGAAGATTCGCTACGCCGTCTGAATCTCGATGTGATCGATCTGTATCAGATCCACTGGCCGAAGCCCGATGAAGAGATCGAAGAGGGCTGGGCGGCCATGGCAGAGCTGCAGCGCGAAGGGAAGGTACGCTGGATCGGCGTTTCGAACTTCTCCGTCGACCAGATGAAGCGTGCACAGAAGATCGCTCCCATCACTTCGCTGCAGCCGCCTTACTCCATGCTGAAGCGCGACTACGAGGCGGAGGTGCTTCCCTTCTGCCGCGAGAACGGCATCGGCGTCATCAACTACTCGCCCATGCAGAGCGGTATGCTCACCGGCAAAATGACCAAAGAGCGCGTCGCCCAGATGC
This genomic window from Terriglobus albidus contains:
- a CDS encoding aldo/keto reductase — protein: MNFNILGNSDMQLSPIGFGAWAIGGGGWAFGWGAQEDTDSITAIERALDLGLNWIDTAAVYGLGHSEQVVAKALRKSAHKPWIFTKSSMVWDDKGNITNSMKQIKRECEDSLRRLNLDVIDLYQIHWPKPDEEIEEGWAAMAELQREGKVRWIGVSNFSVDQMKRAQKIAPITSLQPPYSMLKRDYEAEVLPFCRENGIGVINYSPMQSGMLTGKMTKERVAQMPDDDFRKRALNYQEPKLSQNLKVADKLKEIGAKYGVTAGVIAIAWTLKNPAITAAIVGGRNPQQVEETAEALDFVLPDEEYKAINDYLQSNA